In Phragmites australis chromosome 18, lpPhrAust1.1, whole genome shotgun sequence, the genomic window CAATGGTATTCCTGGAATAAAAGCAGACTGCCCACACTTCCGCCGTGCCATGGAGCTAACACAACAGCTAGGTGCCGGTGTGCTTGTCCCTACGAGTGCTGAAATAGACGACGCATATCTTGACGCCAATGAAGAAGAACTGAATGAAGACATACGATGCGGAGGCAACCCCAAAGTCCGCATCAAAGTCCATCTTAATTGGCGCCATACCAGTTGTGGTATTGAGGACGGAGGAAGGCAATGGAACCAAAATTGAAGACTTATTCAGCTGTTCAGATTGGCTCAATTTCAGTCCTAACTGCATGATTAATTGTTTTGCTTTGGCTTATTAGTTTATTTCAGCCCTGAATAGCGTCGAGCCATGCTTTCCTACGTAGAATTTGTGTATGAGCCCAGCCTGGGCCTATAGGTCTGGTTTCATGGTGAGAATTGCTGTTGTTCAATTGAGGCTGTTCCTAAGATTGTCACGGGTCTTCTTCTGCTATAGATTGGTCCATAGGAATTGCTGTTGGTGTTGGTTGACATATGCCAGAGTTACAGATGCACTAGCTCTTCTATTTGCGAAGCTTGTTGGTTTGTCTATTGCGCATGCCCCAATTTCACTTGCTGACCTGTTGCTGTTTGGTTGACTGTCGTTACCGAAATTCAACTCAACTCACTAGTCGCAATTCCAAAATCCCAACTTACGAGGTGGCGAGATTAGCAGCGACGCAACACAAGCCCAATCCATGACAAGGAATGATGCTAACCATGGCGGCATGCGCATAGCAGCTCTAAGCAGCGAAAGCCTTGACGGACAAAAGGAGAACACTAACGAAGAAAGGTAAGGCATAGCGGGCTACAGGGTAGCACAGTCAACAAATTCACGAAGTTAGATCGGGATGAAGCGACGAACAATGCATGCAACATGAAGGGTTGGAACAAAAGTGATCATAGTTGTGTTTTGAAGGCTGCATCAACTACTTTGTGACCGGAAAGAGTACTAGATCGTGAAATTTTCAACCTGTCTCCATACCATCTGTAGTTCATGAACGTGTTACTCTTTGCAAGTTTGGGCAATCGACCGTTTATGGACATGTTACTCTTTGCAAGTCTGGGCAATCGACCGTATCTCGCAATGGAGGTCACGTTGTTGCTGCCTCGTTTTGTATGGTCGGTCGTAGCTGCTAGGTAGGAATGGGCAGGTGACGGTAGGACAGCAACGTAGGAGATGCTATGGCCCCGGGCTCCAGGCGCAACAACGCGTGTCACTTTTTGGCTATCTCTAAGTGGAGCCAAGCCAAGGTCTAATCGCAGGTTGAGTTTGCTCAAACAAGAAACTTGGCCTGCTCTAGCATTGTCAAGCCCAGGTCAAGTCAGCCTGTGCTCACACTCGCTCAGCTCGCTGACACCATTCGCTGCTCCAGCTTCTCATCAGACCAAAACCACAGAAGCAATCGACACAACCAATCCAGCAACGTGGAGGGAAGGAAGCATCACGCAACATTGAAAACAATATCAGAATACATAATATGCTGAGCGAAAGTACGCACGCTAGTTTCATGGCAGGTCACCGAGACCGGCCAGTACCACAACGTAAAAAGTTGTCCTCCGATTCAGCAGATCCATAGAACATGAGGATACAACCTGGTAGGTACCATGTAGGAAAGCCCTTAACTGCTCTGAGCTGCCTCAGTCTTGGCTGCCGCTGCATCGGTCTTCTCGGCCTCATCAGCCTTCTCTGCAGCTTGAGGTTTCGATACTTCTAATAAGGGAGCAAAAGGAGGAAACGAAAATAACATGAGTACGTCGAACATGATTGATGACTGCTATAAGCCTATAAGATACTATCATATAGGCTGGTATTTTGTGCTTGATATGACAAAACATAGTTTTACAGGTCGCGTGAATATCCCGCTACACTGCATGTTATTTATTTAACCAAAAAGTAAAAGCTTCGAACCGACATTAAATTGCCAAACTTTCACTTAGTCCTAAAACTTTCCGTGAAGCCTATACCACAACTAGGGCCAATACCATGAAACATAGCTTGTTCTGACCTGGTGTTTTTAGACAATAAATGCATCAAAGTTTATTCATGTAGTAGATATGTCTAATGGAGTAGTCCTTGATATCAATCATCTTGCAGAATGCAATTCCGAATAGGAGAAACATGTGAAGTCTTCAATTCCAACACTAGAATGATCTAGTTAGTCACTTTTCCAGCAAAAAGGCATAGATAGGTTACCATATTTCAGGCTAAACAGTAAGTCTTAAATTCCTAAATCTGAATAAACTCTGCTTTGGTTACAGTATTGACTATCTAGTTCCCTTGTGAAAAAAGGACATTAGATTATCTTGTGCATTGCATTCATATTTGATTAGTATCACAGATGTGATCTTTTGATCAGCACTATTAGATGGGGAAATTGCAACCTTTCAGAGATTGATCTTTTCATTTAATGTCAAGCTATATCACATAAAAAGAACTAACAAAAGATTAGCAATCGATCAGGCAATTCCAATTAAACCATAACCACCACATCAAACTGCAGTGTTCCTAGTAATGCAACCctaatttggatttgatttatTTCCGTTATCTTTGAGACAACAGAAGTAACAAGAAATATAATTATGAAAAGTGGTAGAGAGAAACTACAGAAATACCAACCTTCATCATCACTCTCATCCTCGAACTCGTCCATTCCCATACCACCCATGCCGCCCATCCCACCCAAACCGCCCAGGCCGCCCAAACCGCCCAGGCCGCCCAAACCACCCATACCACCCAAATCACCCATGCCACCCATACCACCCATGCCGCCCATACCGCCCATGCCGCCCATACCGCCCATGCCGCCCATACCACCCATGCCGCCCATACCGCCCATGCCGCCCATACCGCCCATGCCACCAAAATTCTACAAAAAGAACATGAAAGAAAACATCAAACCAGTGCACCTCAATGACATGGAAGTgcattaaaaagaaaaaccgaAAAGAGTTATTTACCGAAAAGTCCATCCCATCCAAGTTGACATCAGCACCTAAGAAGAGAATGGATGAATGTCAGAACTTTTACACACCCATGTAATGAGTGACCTACTTGCAGTAAATAGGTCGTAATATACTCCCTAGTTAACATCTACAACACTTAGGTTGTGATATGAGGTTTATAAGTTAAAAAGGCCAAATGGTTTTCTGGAGCAAAAGATAGCTATCTTTTTGGAGAGGCCGGATGGAGAAGAAGCTAGGGGAAAAGTTTGTTGCCTCAAGGAAATTGGATGAGGTCTTTTAAGCCTTTTAGGTATAGAGACTAAGTATAATTTAAGGGCAAAGGTACTGCTTAACTTAAGAATAGTTGCAGGAAGTTGGATGTGCTCTTTTTAGCCTTTTATTAGGCAGTGTTACTGGACACGGACACGAGTGTCGGAATCCAACTCGGACTCGgatgtccgattcggcaaagtAAATTTGGACACGCGAAATACAACTTGGAATCTgacacgggtgtcggaatccgactcggatttggggtgtccgattcggcaaataaatttggacacaggtgtccaggtaacactgctTTTAGGTATAGAGACTTAAGTATAATGTAAGGGCAAAGGTACTGCTTAATTTAGGAATAGTTGCTAGCTACTAGGTAATCATCCACCGTTTCACAGTGTACATTTATCAAGTACAGAAGTTCTTATTGTATCTGCTATTTACTCATAGTGTATCTCCTATTTTTAGGAGTTTTAAACCACATCCTTTGCCCACTAACATCTAGTCATGTTCATGTGTTGTATCTATATGTATCACCCTATTTGATTTGTATTAGTACACAAAACCAAAAGGGAGAAAAAAGCGTATAGCATAccgtcatcatcttcatccacccATTTGTCCCAATCAACTTTCACAAAGTGAGGTGCCTTTTGATCATCTCGAACAAGCTTCTTCCACCATTTGGCCTCAGCTTTTTCTACAACACAAAATATGGACCTGACCCCCACACTTATTTTGCTAGCCTGTTAAATCAAAATGAAGAAACACTGGGTAAGGAAGCACACCTTTTAAACAACAAGAATCAAacaaaaactatatatataataccACATGAAAATGCATTACCTCAACATTTACTTTGTCATTCAGATCTAGTTTCAATTCATATAAGTTCCCACCAGTTCCAGCAGTGCCAGAGAATGTGAAGACACCATCTGGTTCCAAATTGACCTTAGCATCCTTTGCATCAGGTAATTGTACAGTGATGTAAACCTTGTCAATCCTCTGGGCCCACTTAAGTTCAGGGTGACGACTACAGAAGACATTGCCACTTATCAAGAAACCAACATAAAACGGGAAATTTAAATCTCCATAACCTCACAAAAAATATACTTAATAGCCTCGATAAGCAAGATTCAACAGAAATACACAAATGGGCCTGCTAAACATACATAGAGGTTTACTGTCTAGAGGGCATATCCATCATACATGAGAGCAAATCGAGTGATTAGGCAAACAGAACATTAAGACACAATTAGCAGTTAGCTTCGGTAATGTTATCTGTCCAACTTATAAAGATTTCACCATCAAATATTGTAGCTAAATATGAAGAAAATGGAAGAATATGATAAGGAAAGAAAGCAGGGCCATGAATTCAAGCATAACAGAAAATTTTGGGACTGCCTGTAACAAGAGAGTAACCCTGGGTACCCAGCTGCCAACATGTACACTTTCATCAAAACTATATAACGGAAATGAACTTGGGGATCATTACATAATTCAATGCAGATATTCAATACCTAAATCAGCATTTTACCACCTCAcatacaaaataataaaattattgcatttttaatattttcatgtccaaatattttcttaatccATTGGTACCATGATGAAAATAGTAGTAGACAAccaatcaatttttttagattgTAAATACAGTCCAAATACTTTAATCACATGACAACTTTGCACACAATCTCAAGTACAAAACAGTCAAAATATAATCAATCTCTGTTCAGAAACACAATTTGAGACCTACCCTATAATATCAAGCACTAATCAAATGAGAAATTTGCGGAACACTGCAACATATGCTAGATTTGTCTCtgaaaaatctttttaaatgttatgattttattagatttcctaaatattttaaatggtGGTCAAAGTTCTGTTCCCAATAATGTGCCAATGTCTAAAGTAACTCTTATTACTGATTTGAAGAAGTAATTATTTGATCACAATGCACAGCAAACCAAATTTAAAAACAGTAAAAAATGTCTTGCAGGTTAGAAAAGTCTTATGTACAGAAATTTCTAAGATGGGAGACATCACCAGTTGTCCATGAAAAGATAAGATAAAAGAAACACATTGCTGTAGGCATCACACTGACTACCTTAGCTCACCACAGCCAGTGCTAAACTACCCATGCAAACTAAAAGAGACAACAGATACTGTAACTATTAACAACATAATAGCTTCAACTTCAAGTTGCTCAAAAACTACATACTCAAACCATAAATACGCCAAAATAATCCATTTCTCTAGAACCAGTGAAAGAACCTAGACTTAAGTTCAAAACACAGGAAACTGGAGTGCTAAAATCTTGGAGTACCCCATATCTGCGTGAATTAACCACAGGTAGAAGGTAGCCGATGCTAATTAGCAAAGCAACACCAACACTGCCGTGCTCAGCGAAAACCAACCGCAGAAGCAgaactctgaagtctgaacataCTGAAACTACAGCATCACACCAAGTCATGGCCGCTGCAGCCATGACCTGCAGCGCCAACAGAATCATCTCGGCTTCCCCTCGCCAATCCATCCACACCCTACCAACAGAACCATTCGAAACCGCCGCATCGCGTAACGCACCGAAAATAAGCCGTACAAACCCCGCACCGGCCAAACCCTAGCGACACACCACAAGGGGGGGATCCTAACGATCCGAACAAGCCCAACCGCACCGCCGCGCGAAAACATAAAGGCCGACGCGGAGCCCCGGACGCGGCAGCATCGCGGGACCACGGCCGCCCCACCCCCAGATCCGTCACGCGGTCGGAGCCGGACTCCAGGAGATCACATTTCCATCGGATCGACGGAGCGAGACCGCCGAATCCAGAGAGGGGAGACGCGAGATCGAAAGTGCGTGGTAGATTTCAGCTCACCTCATCCTGTCCTTCGCTCGCGGCTgctgcaggcggcggcggcggcggagagcgaGGGTTTTGTGAGATTTCGGAGTGGGAAGGGAGGGGAGGTGGGGGGGAGGGCACGTGAAGTAGGGAATGAGAGGAGAGGACGGGGGTGGACTAGACGCGACGGGATAGCAGGCCGTAATGGGCCCGTCGTGTGCGTGTTAGCTCTGGAGTTTGGGCTGGCTTGTTGCTGCATGCCCGGTGGCGCTGCTTGCCGTTTATTCTTGTGATGAACCGTTTATTCATTGATACattgtatatttatacatggtGTACAGATTCTCCGCAACCGTCATCAGTATACAGCAACCGTCCATAATGGTTGGAGAAAGTCAATCAACCACAACACTCCCTCTTTATTGATTCGTCatctaaaaattgataaatgAATAGATCTTCCAAAAACTCTCTaagaaaaatataaggagagTTGTGATTATAATATGCCATTGAAAAACTCATTAGAAATCCAATGGAGAAAAAACATAAGAGAAACTGAGATGGAGTATATGTTTATATTGATATAtcctcattaaaaaaaatcttacatgAAAAAACTAGagagtaaaactcataa contains:
- the LOC133899280 gene encoding uncharacterized protein OsI_027940; this translates as MSRHPELKWAQRIDKVYITVQLPDAKDAKVNLEPDGVFTFSGTAGTGGNLYELKLDLNDKVNVEASKISVGVRSIFCVVEKAEAKWWKKLVRDDQKAPHFVKVDWDKWVDEDDDGADVNLDGMDFSNFGGMGGMGGMGGMGGMGGMGGMGGMGGMGGMGGMGGMGGMGDLGGMGGLGGLGGLGGLGGLGGMGGMGGMGMDEFEDESDDEEVSKPQAAEKADEAEKTDAAAAKTEAAQSS